From the genome of Deltaproteobacteria bacterium IMCC39524:
GCAGCGGCTGTTCGGGCCGTTGACCCTGAAATAAAGAGCTCAATTAAGCGTTGTTGTTTGGACTCACTTAAACGACTTTTACGCATACTGCTATCCTAGACGAAATTCAGTTATCTAGGACAGCCCCTTATTTTTTACGTTTAACTTTTAACAACTAAAATTCTTTT
Proteins encoded in this window:
- a CDS encoding IS1595 family transposase is translated as MRKSRLSESKQQRLIELFISGSTARTAAA